The Naumannella cuiyingiana DNA window GGGAGCGTCGAGGACGGCCGGCATGCTCGTGCTGGACATCGCGAACCCCTTCTTCACCGAGATGGCTCGGGGCGTGGAGGACCGGTTGATCGAGGCCGGACTGACGATGGCGCTGAGCTCCTCCGATGCCGATCCCGATCGCGAGCGCCGGGTCCTGGAGCAGTTCGCGCAGCAGCGCCTGCGGGGCGTACTGGTCACGCCGTCGCGCGGCACGGGCGACAATCTGGGCATCCTGCTCGACCAGGGGACGCGGGTTGTCCTCCTTGATCATCGACCGTCCGGTCTGGGCCTGGACGCGGTCGCCTCCGACGACGTCGCGGGCGGGCGTATTGCGCTGGATCACCTGCTGGGTCTCGGGCATCGACGGATCGGCTTCCTCAACGGCTCGCTCGACATCAAGCAGTGCCGCGATCGCCACGACGGCGCGCGGGAGGCGATCGCGGCGGCCGGCGGCGACCCGGATGCCGACCTGGTCGAGATCGAGGTGGCCGCGATGGATGCCGCCAACGGCTACGGCGCGATGCTCCAGTTGTTCGATGATCATCCCGAGCTGACCGCCGTGTTCTGTGTCAACGACCTGCTCGCGTTGGGCGTGATGCGAGCCGCCCGCGAGCGGGCGGTGTCCGTTCCCGCGGACCTCTCGGTGGTCGGCTACGACGACGTCGCCTTCGCCGGCGAGCTCGCCGTGCCGCTCACCTCGGTACGCCAGCCGACCTACCGGATGGGAGCCGAGGCGGCCGGCCTGTTGCTGGAGCGCGGGCGTCCCCGGCAGATCCTGTTCACCCCCGAGCTCGTGGTGCGCGCCTCGGCCGCACCGCCCGGCTGAGGGGTCTCACCATCGCCGCGGACGGCGCCTCCGGACCACCTATTGAAACGACTCAATATTTCCGTTAGCGTCGGCGCATCCGAGGGAGGGAGGCTGCGATGACGCGGTCCTGGACCGTGGCGAACGCGCGGACAGCCGTCTCGTCGGAGACCGCTCGGGGGCGGGCCTGCCTGCTGTTGCGGATCCGCCCGGAGGCCATCGAGGACTACGTCGCCGAGCACCAACGGGTCTGGCCGGAGATGCTCGCGGCGCTCAGCGCGGCCGGCTGGCGCAACTACTCGTTGTTCATCCGCGAGGCCGACGGTCTCGTCGTCGGCTACTTCGAGGCCGACGACGCCGAGGCCGCGGTCGCGGCGATGGCCGGCTCGCAGATCAATGCCCGATGGCAGGAGTCGATGGGTAGGTACTTCGTGCCGGGCACCGGTCCCGAGTTCTTGCCGATCTACTTCCACCTCGCCTGAATCAGCCCCAACACCAGAACCTCTGGTCGAAACACAAGGACGTGTCGAGATGAGCACAAACCAACCTGCGAAGGCCAGGCTGCGCGGCTGGCGCGCGACGATCGCGGTCGCGATGTCGAACTACATCGAGGCCGGTTCGATCATCGCGTTGGCGACCAGCCTGACCTTCTGGCAGGAGTACTTCGGCTTCGACAACCTCGCGGTGGGATTCATCGCGGCGATCAGCGCGAACGCGTTCGGTTCGGCGATCGGCGCGCTGATCGGCGGGCCGCTCGGCGATCGGTTCGGACGCAAGTTCATCTACACCTACGATCTTGTGCTCTACATGATCGGCACGGCCTTCGTGATCTTCGCGGTTGCGCCATGGATGCTGATCGTCGGCGTGCTGCTGACCGGCATCGCGGTCGGCGCCGGCGTACCGGTCGCGTGGACCTACATCGCCGAGGAAGCGCCGGCCGAGCAGCGCGCTCGTCATGTCGGGATGGCCCAGCTCGCCTGGTCGCTCGGACCGTTCCTGGTCTTCGCCATCGCGACCGTGCTGGTTCCGCTGGGCCTGTTCGGCAGCCGGTTGATCTTCGCGCACCTGTTCGTGGTCGCGTTCATCACCTGGTGGGTGCGCCGCGGGCTTGCGGAATCGCGGATCTGGTCCGAGAGCCGCCGGCCCGGCGTGTCCATGTCGCCGCTCGCCGGCCTGAAGGCGCTGCTCAGCCGCAAACAGAACATCACCGCGTTGATCTTCCTGTTCGGCGTGTACGCCATCTGGGGCGCGGTGGCGGGCCAGATGGGAATCTTCATGCCTCGGGTCTACGAGACCGCGGGAGTGGAGAGCCCCACCACCCAGAATCTGTTGCAGGTGCTGCTGTGGGGCTGCACCGTCGCCGCGACCTACTTCGGCTTCATGCTGCTCGCCGACCGGATGAGCCGCCGCCTGCTCTACGGCATCGGCGCGGCACTCGGTGTTGCGGCCTGGTTGATCCTCGTCTTCGCCCACGTCACCGGCCCGATGCTGATCGCCTTCGCCGTGCTCTGGGGCGTCTCCGCGGGTATCGGCGCGCAGGCGTTCTACGGCCTGTGGACGGCCGAGCTGTTCGCCACCCGCTACCGGGCCAGCGCGCAGGGCGTGCTGTTCTGCCTGGCCCGCATCGTGGTCGGCCTGTTGAGCTACTGGTTCCCGACGCTGCTCGCCACCCGCGGCGTACCGTTCGTCGGCGTGATCATGATCGCGCTACTCGTCGTGGCGCTGCTGATCGGTGTGCTGTTCGCGCCGGACACGCGAGGCAAGAGCCTGGAGCAGATCGAGCTCGAACGGTACGGGGAGAATCTCGAGGCTCGGGGCAACACCGCGGGTGCGGCCCGATGACGGCCACCGAGCGGCTCGACGTGCCGGAATCGGGCGATCCGCTGGTACGCCGCCGCGACTTCCCGCAGCCGGTGATCGGCATCGTCGGCGGCGGGCTCGGGGCCTACTGGCCGCAGTTCCCGGAGTTGCTGCCCGAGCTGCAGCGTGCCCAGACCGAGATCGTCCGCCGGTTCACCGAGGCCGATGCCCGCGTCGTGGACGCGGGATTCATCTCCGACGCGACCGAGGGCCGGGCGGCCGCCGCGCGCCTGCGGGCCGCGGACTGCGACCTGGTGGTGATCAACCTCGCCACCTACCTGACCAGCGACATGGTCCTGCCGATCGCGCAGCAGGCGGGCGCGCCGGTGTTGATCATCGACCTGCAGCCCGGGCCGCGGATGGATCATGCGCGGTTCGGCACGGGGGAGTGGCTGGCCTACTGCGGTCAGTGCTCGGTGCCCGAGGTGGCGAGCGTCTTCCGGCGGGCCGGCATCGACTTCCGCTCGGTCACCGGCCACCTCGGGTCGGATCGGGCGTGGGCCCGGATCGACGCCTGGCTGCGGGCAGCGAAGGCGCGTGCCGCGCTGCGCCGGGCCCGGCACGGACTGATGGGGCACCTGTATCCGGGGATGCTCGACGTGTCGACCGATCTGACCCGGCTGCCGGCGACCTTCGGCAGCCATGTCGAGGTGCTGGAGTTCGACGACCTGCGCGAACGGGTCGCGGAGGTCGACGACGCGGCCGCCGCCGAGCGGGTTGCCGCGGCCTCGTCGATCTTCGAGCTGGACGGCTCGGTCGACCCGGGCGATCTGGACTGGGCGGCGCGTGTCTCGCTGGGGCTCGACCGGCTGGTCGACGACTTCTCGCTGGACTCGCTGGCCTACTACCACCGCGGCCTGGCCGGCGAGCTGCACGAGCGGCTCGGGGCGGGGATGATTCTTGGTGCATCGCTGCTCACCGCGCGTGGCGTACCGGCAGCGGGGGAGTACGAACTGCGGACCAGCGTCGCCATGCTGATCGCGGAGGCTCTCGGCGCCGGTGGCTCCTTCACCGAGCTGCAGGCGCTGAACTTCGACGACGATGTCGTCGAGATGGGCCACGACGGTCCCGCCCACCTGCGGGTCGCCTCGCGGCAGCCGCTGCTGCGCGGGCTCGGCGTCTACCACGGCAAACGCGGCTACGGGGTCTCGGTCGAGTTCGACGTGACGGCGGGGCCCGTGACCACCTTCTCCCTCGGCCAGGAGCGCGACGGCTCGCTGACCTTCATCGCGGCGCAGGGCGAGGTGGTTCCCGGGCCGCTGATGCGGATCGGCAACACCACCTCGCGGGTCCACTTCGGCCGCGACCCGGGTGAGTGGGTCGACGACTGGTCGGCCACGGGCACCGGACACCACTGGGTGCTGACCACCGGGCACCACGCGGCAACGCTGCGCGCGGCCGCCGAACTGCTTGGCTGCGCCTACCGCGGCGTGTGAGGATCCCCGGCGAGAATTGGGGAGGCGCGCGCGGTCTGCTAACGTGTGTCCTCGCTCAGGGATGAGCACGCGCGAGTGGCGGAACGGCAGACGCGCTGTCTTCAGGTGGCAGTGTCCGAAAGGGCGTGGAGGTTCAAATCCTCTCTCGCGCACAAAGGGTAGTTCACGATTGGACGCCCGTCAGGTTCACGAAACTCCCGGTCAGGTTCGCTCTGGCCGGGAGTTTCGCGTTGTTGCTCGGTCTAGCAGCAGTGGCGCGGAACGGGTCTTCAGGCTCTCCGTGTGACCGTTTTCGGGCACGAGAAAGCCCCTGCCGGCGGCGGCGACGATGAACGCGAGCAGGATGCCGGTCCGGGTGGTGCCGAGGACTCGGGTGCTGCTTCTCTTCAACTCCGCGTGATGGGACTTCAGGCAGTTCCACGCGGTCTTCATCATGAGGACGTTCTATGGGCCCTTGGATCGGATCGCGGGGCAGTCTTGCCCGCTTTCCGATGGAAGTGCCCCAAGCAGCGCACCTCTCCGTCTCGGTGGTAGGTCCGGTCGAGAGCTTGCCAAGGGCCTGTCCCGGGAGGACTTCGCGGACCCGGACGGAGTGCATTCCGACCCACATGGGCGCACTGATGCCCGTGGAGAGTAAAGCCCCAGATGAGGAGCTTGGAGCGGATCGCTTGAAGTCTCGAAGTTGTGGTGTTGAAGCCTACTAGTTAAAGACCTGTGCAAGACGTAGCATGCACACATGGTCGCTGAGAACACACCGCTCCAGCACAACGACTATGTGGCAGTGTTGAAGTGCAAGCAAGGAGAGATGCAAGCCATCAGAGAGACCTCGCCGACCCATTTCGTACCTCTCGTTGAGGTGATCGATACGAGCAAGTGGAATCAGCTTGCGCGTGCATGGAGTCACCAGAACGGCGTGGTGTGGGTGCACCCGCTGGCCCGCGGAGAGCGTGCACCCATCGAATGGGCGAGTGACGTGGAGGCCCTATTCGGGAACCTTCGAGCTCGCGCTGTAAGCGCTGTTCCAGTTGTCACCGTGGAAGAGAACATCGAAACGTATTCTGCGATACATTCAGTTGTCGCTCAGGATCGTCGCGGGATCGTTCTCCGGCTTGATTGTGAGGAAATCCTCGAAGAAGACTCATTCGCGTTAACCAGTAGAATTGGTGAAGTGCTCTCACTGTGTGGGCAATCGGTGCAGGACTGTGATTTGGTCGTGGACGCGGGGCTCGTGGAGGGTGGCGTGGCAGTGTGCTCAACTGCCGTTTATACGGCGTTGTCGGCGGTCCCAGAGATCGGGGACTGGCGCTCTGTGGTGGTAGCATTTTCGGGGTTCCCCGCGGTGGTCGGAGATATCATCCACACCAGTACGGTTGGCTTGATTCCGAGAACTGATGCGGCGGCGTTTGGTCACCTGCGAGCGCGATGGATGGCTAGGGAGCTCGCCTTCGCGGATTATGGGGTAGGTGTGCCGCAGTACTCAGACGTCTCATGGTCGCCCGTGCCTAATATTCGCTACACGCTGGACACGGAGTGGGCCATCCATCGAGCGGCCACACGTCGCGACCCTAGTCCTCAGTACGTGCAGCTCGCTACGGATGTAGTCGCGGCCACCTACTATCGCGGTGCTTCGTTTAGCAGTGGCGACCGGTATCTTAGTGATG harbors:
- a CDS encoding LacI family DNA-binding transcriptional regulator — translated: MGDATKARIGDVARVAGVSVGTVSNVLNRPEIVSAGTRERVHEAIVELGFVPNASARQLREGASRTAGMLVLDIANPFFTEMARGVEDRLIEAGLTMALSSSDADPDRERRVLEQFAQQRLRGVLVTPSRGTGDNLGILLDQGTRVVLLDHRPSGLGLDAVASDDVAGGRIALDHLLGLGHRRIGFLNGSLDIKQCRDRHDGAREAIAAAGGDPDADLVEIEVAAMDAANGYGAMLQLFDDHPELTAVFCVNDLLALGVMRAARERAVSVPADLSVVGYDDVAFAGELAVPLTSVRQPTYRMGAEAAGLLLERGRPRQILFTPELVVRASAAPPG
- a CDS encoding L-rhamnose mutarotase, with the protein product MTRSWTVANARTAVSSETARGRACLLLRIRPEAIEDYVAEHQRVWPEMLAALSAAGWRNYSLFIREADGLVVGYFEADDAEAAVAAMAGSQINARWQESMGRYFVPGTGPEFLPIYFHLA
- a CDS encoding MFS transporter codes for the protein MSTNQPAKARLRGWRATIAVAMSNYIEAGSIIALATSLTFWQEYFGFDNLAVGFIAAISANAFGSAIGALIGGPLGDRFGRKFIYTYDLVLYMIGTAFVIFAVAPWMLIVGVLLTGIAVGAGVPVAWTYIAEEAPAEQRARHVGMAQLAWSLGPFLVFAIATVLVPLGLFGSRLIFAHLFVVAFITWWVRRGLAESRIWSESRRPGVSMSPLAGLKALLSRKQNITALIFLFGVYAIWGAVAGQMGIFMPRVYETAGVESPTTQNLLQVLLWGCTVAATYFGFMLLADRMSRRLLYGIGAALGVAAWLILVFAHVTGPMLIAFAVLWGVSAGIGAQAFYGLWTAELFATRYRASAQGVLFCLARIVVGLLSYWFPTLLATRGVPFVGVIMIALLVVALLIGVLFAPDTRGKSLEQIELERYGENLEARGNTAGAAR
- a CDS encoding L-fucose/L-arabinose isomerase family protein, whose protein sequence is MTATERLDVPESGDPLVRRRDFPQPVIGIVGGGLGAYWPQFPELLPELQRAQTEIVRRFTEADARVVDAGFISDATEGRAAAARLRAADCDLVVINLATYLTSDMVLPIAQQAGAPVLIIDLQPGPRMDHARFGTGEWLAYCGQCSVPEVASVFRRAGIDFRSVTGHLGSDRAWARIDAWLRAAKARAALRRARHGLMGHLYPGMLDVSTDLTRLPATFGSHVEVLEFDDLRERVAEVDDAAAAERVAAASSIFELDGSVDPGDLDWAARVSLGLDRLVDDFSLDSLAYYHRGLAGELHERLGAGMILGASLLTARGVPAAGEYELRTSVAMLIAEALGAGGSFTELQALNFDDDVVEMGHDGPAHLRVASRQPLLRGLGVYHGKRGYGVSVEFDVTAGPVTTFSLGQERDGSLTFIAAQGEVVPGPLMRIGNTTSRVHFGRDPGEWVDDWSATGTGHHWVLTTGHHAATLRAAAELLGCAYRGV
- a CDS encoding beta family protein translates to MVAENTPLQHNDYVAVLKCKQGEMQAIRETSPTHFVPLVEVIDTSKWNQLARAWSHQNGVVWVHPLARGERAPIEWASDVEALFGNLRARAVSAVPVVTVEENIETYSAIHSVVAQDRRGIVLRLDCEEILEEDSFALTSRIGEVLSLCGQSVQDCDLVVDAGLVEGGVAVCSTAVYTALSAVPEIGDWRSVVVAFSGFPAVVGDIIHTSTVGLIPRTDAAAFGHLRARWMARELAFADYGVGVPQYSDVSWSPVPNIRYTLDTEWAIHRAATRRDPSPQYVQLATDVVAATYYRGASFSSGDRYLSDVASRAAGPGNAASYLRMAMSHHFAVVLDSLATRGAP